The sequence ACGAGCCGGAGCGGGCCGGGATCACCCTGGACCCGGCCGGCTGGGTGCGGGTGGACGTCCTGCTCGCCGCGCTGGCGGCCGGGGGCACCCGGCTGAGCAGGGCGGAGCTGGACCACGTGGTGGCGACGAACAACAAGCGCCGCTTCGCCTACTCGCCGGACGGCCTCTCGATCCGGGCCAGCCAGGGGCACACGGTGGCGGTCGACCTCGGTCTGGCCGCCGCCGTACCCCCGCCGGTGCTGTTCCACGGCACGGCGACCCGGAGCCTGGGGGTGATCCTCCGGGAGGGCCTGCGTCCGATGGCCCGGCAGGACGTCCACCTGTCCGCGGACTCCGCGA comes from Streptomyces sp. TLI_053 and encodes:
- a CDS encoding RNA 2'-phosphotransferase, whose translation is MDEKRTVRTSKMLSRILRHEPERAGITLDPAGWVRVDVLLAALAAGGTRLSRAELDHVVATNNKRRFAYSPDGLSIRASQGHTVAVDLGLAAAVPPPVLFHGTATRSLGVILREGLRPMARQDVHLSADSATATRVGSRHGRPVVLVVDAAAMAAAGHEFRVSDNGVWLTDAVPPEYLSRPL